From the genome of Streptomyces spinoverrucosus:
GAGCTGGAGCGGCGGGCGGGGCGGTCCCTGACCGACGGTGAGGTCGAGCGGCTGGCCGCGATGGACGTCGTACGGACCGGGAGCGGCGACGCGTACGACGTCGACCTCGGTCTGCTGCGGCTCGGCGTCCGGCTGCTGGACGTGCCGCTCTCGCAGGAGGCGGTCCTGGCGGCGCGCAAGGTCCTCGTCGAACACTCGCGCGCCGCGGCTCACGAGCTCGCCCAGCTCTTCCGCGGTGAGGTGTCGGAGCGTGGGACGCGGGACGTGAAGTCCCTGTCCGCCCACATGCACCCCTTGGTGGTGCAGGCGCTCCTGACGACCTTCCAGCGGTCTCTGAAGGAGGAGCTGGGCGAGTGGCTCACGGAGTCAGGATCGGGCTGAGTCGCTGAACGGCTCCCCCTTCTCCGCCTTCTCCACCAGCAGCGCCGGCGGCGTGAAGCGGTCCCCGTAGCGCTCGGCGAGCTCACGCGCGCGGGCCACGAAGCCGGGCAGGCCGCCCTCGTAGCCGTTGATGTACTGCAGGACGCCGCCGGTCCAGCCCGGGAAGCCGATGCCGAAGATGGAACCGATGTTGGCGTCGGCGACCGACGTCAGCACGCCCTCCTCCAGCAGGCGGACGGTGTCGAGCGCCTCGGAGAAGAGCATCCGCTCCTGCATGTCCCGGAAGGGGATCTCGGCGCCGGCGCGCGTGAAGTGCTCCCGCAGTCCGGGCCACAGCCCCGCGCGCTTGCCGTCCTCCCCGTACTCGTAGAAGCCGGCGCCGCCGCTGCGGCCGGTGCGGCCGAACTCGTCGACCATGCGGTCGATGACGGCCTCCGCCGGGTGCGGGGTCCAGGTGCCGCCCGCCTCCTCCACGGCCCGCTTCGTCTCGTTGCGGATCTTGCGCGGGAGCGTGAGCGTCAGCTCGTCCATCAGGGACAGCACCTTGGCCGGGTAGCCCGCCTGGGCCGCCGCCTGTTCGACGGACGCGGGCTCGATGCCCTCGCCGACCATCGCCACGCCCTCGTTGATGAAGTGGCCGATCACCCGGGAGGTGAAGAAGCCGCGCGAGTCGTTGACGACGATCGGCGTCTTGTTGATCTGCCGGACCAGGTCGAAGGCCCGGGCGAGGGCCTCGTCGCCGGTCCGCTCGCCCTTGATGATCTCGACCAGCGGCATCTTGTCGACCGGCGAGAAGAAGTGCAGCCCGATGAAGTCGCCCTGGCGCTCGACGCCCTCGGCGAGGGCGGTGATGGGCAGCGTGGAGGTGTTGGAGCACAGCAGCGCGTCCGGCGCGACGACCTGCTCGATCTCCTGGAAGACCTTGTGCTTGAGCGAGGTGTCCTCGAAGACGGCCTCGATCACCGCGTCGCAGCCCGCGAGGTCCTGGACCTCGGCGGTGGGCGCGATGCGGGCCAGCAGCGCGTCGGCCTTCTCCTGCGTCGTACGGCCCTTGGCGACGGCCTTGGCGCACAGCTTCTCGGAGTAGCTCCTGCCCTTGAGGGCGGCCTCCAGGGAGACGTCCTTCAGGACGACCTCGATGCCGGCGCGGGCGCACGAGTAGGCGATGCCGGCGCCCATCATCCCGGCGCCGAGGACGGCGACCTTGCGGACCTGGCGGGACTCGATGCCCTTGGGGCGGTTGGCGCCGGAGTTGACGGCCTGGAGGTCGAAGAAGAACGCCTGGATCATGTTCTTCGAGGTCTGGCCTGCCGCCAGTTCCACGAAGTAGCGGGCCTCGATGACCTGGGCGGTCTCGAAGTCGACCTGGGAGCCCTCGACGGCGGCCGCGAGGATGTTGCGCGGCGCCGGGTAGGGGGCGCCGTTCGTCTGCTTGCGCAGATTGGCCGGGAAGGCGGGCAGGTTGGCGGCGAACTTGGGGTTGGCGGGCGTGCCGCCGGGGATCTTGTAGCCCGGCCGGTCCCAGGGCTGCTGGGACTCGGGGTTGGCGTCGATGAAGGCGCGCGCCTTGGCGAGCATCTCCTCCGGGGTCGACGCCACCTCGTGGATCAGGCCGTTCTCCAGCGCGCGCCCAGGGCTGTACTGGGTGCCCTGGAGGAGCACCTTGAGGAGGGCGTCGGCGATGCCCAGCAGGCGGACCGTGCGGACCACGCCGCCGCCTCCGGGCAGCAGGCCGAGGGTGACCTCGGGGCAGCCGATCTTGGAGCCGGGCGCGTCGAGGGCGACGCGGTGGTGGCAGGCGAGGGCGATCTCGTAACCGCCGCCCAGGGCCGCGCCGTTCATCGCGGCGACGACCGGCTTGCCCAGGGTCTCGATGCGGCGCAGGTCGCGCTTGATCGCCAGTCCGCCGTCGAACAGCTCCTGGGCGGTCTCGGGGGTGACGCGGATCAGGTCGCGCAGGTCGCCGCCGGCGAAGAAGGTCTTCTTGGCGGAGGTGAAGATGATGCCGCGGATCGCTTCCTTCTCGGCCTCCAGCCGGTCCGTGATCGCGGCAAGGGAGTCCCGGAACGCCTGGTTCATGGTGTTCGCGGACTGGCCCGGGTCGTCGAGGACGAGGGTGACGACGCCGGTCTCGTCCTGCTCCCAGCGGATGGTGGTGCTCTCGGTCATTGCTTCTCCGTATCGGGATCTGGGACGGGCCGGTCAGACGCGCTCGACGACGGTGGCGATGCCCATGCCGCCGCCGACGCACAGCGTGGCGAGGCCGAACCGCTTGTCCTGGCGCTCCAGTTCGTCGACGAGGGTGCCGAGGATCATCGCGCCGGTGGCGCCGAGCGGGTGGCCTAGGGCGATGGCGCCGCCGTTGACGTTGACCTTGTCCAGGGACAGGCCCATGTCCTTCACGAAGCGCAGGACGACCGCGGCGAAGGCCTCGTTGATCTCGACGAGGTCGATGTCGTCGATGGTGAGCCCGGCCTTGGCGAGCGCCTTGCGGGTGGCGGGGGCGGGGCCGGTGAGCATGATGGTGGGCTCGGAGCCGGAGACGGCGACGGAGACGATCCGCGCGCGCGGGGTGAGGCCGTGGCGCTCCCCCACCTCCTTGGAGCCGATCGCGACGAGGGCGGCGCCGTCGACGATGCCGGAGGAGTTGCCCGCGTGGTGCACGTGGTCGATCTGCTCCACCCAGTGGTACTTCTGCAGCGCCACCGCGTCGAAGCCGCCCAGGTCGCCGATGTCCGCGAACGACGGCTTCAGCTTGGCGAGCGAGTCGGCGGTGGTGCCGGGGCGCATGTGCTCGTCGTGGTCGAGGACGACCAGGCCGCTGCGGTCCTTCACCGGCACGACCGAGCGCTCGAAGCGGCCCTCCTTCCAGGCCGTCGCCGCCCGTTCCTGCGACAGCGCCGCGTACTCGTCGACGTCGCGGCGGGAGAAGCCCTCGACGGTGGCGATCAGGTCGGCGCCGATGCCCTGCGGGACGAAGTTCACCGCGAGGTTGGTCATCGGGTCGTTGAACCAGGCGCCGCCGTCCGAGGCCATCGGCACCCGGGACATCGACTCGACGCCGCCCGCGAGGACGAGGTCCTCCCAGCCCGAACGGACCTTCATCGCGGCCATGTTGACGGCCTCCAGGCCGGACGCACAGAAGCGGTTCTCCTGCACGCCCGCCACCGTGTCCGGCAGTCCGGCGGCGACGGCGGCGATCCGGGCGATGTCGGAGCCCTGGTCGCCCACCGGGCCGACCACACCGAGCACGATGTCGTCGATGGCGGCGGGGTCCAGGCTCGGGAAACGGTCGCGGAGTTCGTGGATGAGTCCGACGACCAGGTCGATGGGCTTGGTGCCGTGCAGGGCGCCGTTCGCCTTGCCCCGTCCGCGCGGGGTGCGGATCGCGTCGTACACGTACGCTTCGGTGGTCACTGGGGGGCCTTTCGGTGAGGGGCTGTCGAGAGGGCTTCGGACGTCGGGGACCCGCCTGGTGTCAGGAGGCCGGGTACGTCCCAGTCGCGGGCCACCTCCGCGGTGTCGGCACCGGGCTGTGCCGGGCCGGTCCGGACGGCGGTCGGGGTGGCGGAGAAGCGGGGTGCGGGGGCCGGCTGGGTGATGCCGCCGTGGTCGGTGAAGGTGCCGCGCGCGGCGAGGTGCGGGTGGTGCGGGGCCTCGCGCAGCGACAGTACGGGCGCCACGCAGGCCTCGGTGCCCTCGAAGAGGGCCGTCCACTCGTCCCTCGTACGGGTCTTGAAGCGGGCGGCGACGGCCTCGCGCAGTTCGCCCCAGCGGGTGACGTCCTTGCGGGCCGGGGCCTGGTCGGCGATGCCGAGCAGCGTGACGAACTCGTCGTAGAACTGCTGCTCCAGCGCGCCCACCGCCATGTACTGGCCGTCGGCCGTCTCGTAGGTGCCGTAGAACGGGCAGCCGCCGTCGAGAAGGTTGGCGCCGCGCCGGTCCTGCCAGCCGCCGGCGGCGAGCATGCCGTGGATCATCGCGGCGAGGTGGGTGGCTCCGTCGACGATGGCGGCGTCGACGACCTGGCCGGTGCCGGTGGCGCGGGCGTGGTGCAGGGCGGCGAGGACGCCGACGACCAGGTACAGGGAGCCGCCCGCGTAGTCGCCGACCAGGTTGGCGGGGACGGCCGGGGCCTCGTCGGGGCGGCCGATCATGCCGAGGGTGCCGGTCAGCG
Proteins encoded in this window:
- a CDS encoding MerR family transcriptional regulator is translated as MTTDTEEPPLTIDELAARAGVTVRTVRFYGTKGLLPPPVIGPRRVGHYGREHLARLALIEELRQQGMTLAAIERYLRQLPPDLTAHDLALHRAVVASWAPDTVETVTRAELERRAGRSLTDGEVERLAAMDVVRTGSGDAYDVDLGLLRLGVRLLDVPLSQEAVLAARKVLVEHSRAAAHELAQLFRGEVSERGTRDVKSLSAHMHPLVVQALLTTFQRSLKEELGEWLTESGSG
- a CDS encoding 3-hydroxyacyl-CoA dehydrogenase NAD-binding domain-containing protein; protein product: MTESTTIRWEQDETGVVTLVLDDPGQSANTMNQAFRDSLAAITDRLEAEKEAIRGIIFTSAKKTFFAGGDLRDLIRVTPETAQELFDGGLAIKRDLRRIETLGKPVVAAMNGAALGGGYEIALACHHRVALDAPGSKIGCPEVTLGLLPGGGGVVRTVRLLGIADALLKVLLQGTQYSPGRALENGLIHEVASTPEEMLAKARAFIDANPESQQPWDRPGYKIPGGTPANPKFAANLPAFPANLRKQTNGAPYPAPRNILAAAVEGSQVDFETAQVIEARYFVELAAGQTSKNMIQAFFFDLQAVNSGANRPKGIESRQVRKVAVLGAGMMGAGIAYSCARAGIEVVLKDVSLEAALKGRSYSEKLCAKAVAKGRTTQEKADALLARIAPTAEVQDLAGCDAVIEAVFEDTSLKHKVFQEIEQVVAPDALLCSNTSTLPITALAEGVERQGDFIGLHFFSPVDKMPLVEIIKGERTGDEALARAFDLVRQINKTPIVVNDSRGFFTSRVIGHFINEGVAMVGEGIEPASVEQAAAQAGYPAKVLSLMDELTLTLPRKIRNETKRAVEEAGGTWTPHPAEAVIDRMVDEFGRTGRSGGAGFYEYGEDGKRAGLWPGLREHFTRAGAEIPFRDMQERMLFSEALDTVRLLEEGVLTSVADANIGSIFGIGFPGWTGGVLQYINGYEGGLPGFVARARELAERYGDRFTPPALLVEKAEKGEPFSDSARS
- a CDS encoding acetyl-CoA C-acetyltransferase, with protein sequence MTTEAYVYDAIRTPRGRGKANGALHGTKPIDLVVGLIHELRDRFPSLDPAAIDDIVLGVVGPVGDQGSDIARIAAVAAGLPDTVAGVQENRFCASGLEAVNMAAMKVRSGWEDLVLAGGVESMSRVPMASDGGAWFNDPMTNLAVNFVPQGIGADLIATVEGFSRRDVDEYAALSQERAATAWKEGRFERSVVPVKDRSGLVVLDHDEHMRPGTTADSLAKLKPSFADIGDLGGFDAVALQKYHWVEQIDHVHHAGNSSGIVDGAALVAIGSKEVGERHGLTPRARIVSVAVSGSEPTIMLTGPAPATRKALAKAGLTIDDIDLVEINEAFAAVVLRFVKDMGLSLDKVNVNGGAIALGHPLGATGAMILGTLVDELERQDKRFGLATLCVGGGMGIATVVERV
- a CDS encoding CaiB/BaiF CoA transferase family protein; the encoded protein is MTTAKTPPPHGPLTGVRVVELAGIGPGPFAAMLLADLGADVVRVDRPGGTGLAIDPDYDITNRNKRSVVVDLKSPDGPARVLDLAARADILIEGYRPGVAERLGVGPEACHARNPALVYGRMTGWGQEGPLAHRAGHDIAYIALTGTLGMIGRPDEAPAVPANLVGDYAGGSLYLVVGVLAALHHARATGTGQVVDAAIVDGATHLAAMIHGMLAAGGWQDRRGANLLDGGCPFYGTYETADGQYMAVGALEQQFYDEFVTLLGIADQAPARKDVTRWGELREAVAARFKTRTRDEWTALFEGTEACVAPVLSLREAPHHPHLAARGTFTDHGGITQPAPAPRFSATPTAVRTGPAQPGADTAEVARDWDVPGLLTPGGSPTSEALSTAPHRKAPQ